In Exiguobacterium acetylicum, the genomic stretch TTGGGTTCAATCTCGTACTTCGTGACACTAGGTCCGAGATGAATCTTTAAGACTTTTGCTCCGATCCCGAACGACTTTAAGGTCGCAATCAATTTCGTCGCATTATCCTTCAGTCGTTTGTTCTCACCGGACAAATCTTTTGATGTCGGTTCTGCTAACAAATCAAGCGACGGCAATTGATAACCGTCGGGTGTCTCTGTCATCGTCAACGGTCCTTGTGTCTCCGCTGCTTGCGGTTCAACGTGATCCGTGAAACCGATGATTGGAACGTCTTGAATGTTAACGGACGGATCTTCTGCTTCTTGTTCCGTTTCGATCGGTTCCTCGACAGTTGCTGGTCGCAACGTCTTCGGTTTTTTCTCACGAACCGGTTTCGATTTCAACTCTTTTTCAACACGAGGACGAGGTTCCCGTTCACGATTGCGAAATTCTTCCACTCGTTCCCGTAATCCAAGCCACAGCTCTCCATAAAACGATGGGCGTAGGATATGAACGGCCGTTCCGATGAAGAACAGACCAATCAAGAAGGCACCCGCGCTCGAAATATAATAAGCTGCGTTTTGATAGAGCCATCCATTGAGAATACCACGCGGTGCTCCGAGCAATAGATCAATCCAGACGACTGAACCCATCAGTAACATCGACCATGCCCATTTCTGAGCACGCGACGCATTCGAGAGGAGTAAAAGTAGCACGGCACCGATTCCACCATATAATAAGGAACCGAACTGACCAATTAACCGCTCTCCTCCATCAGCTAGCGTCAGTCCGACTTTCCCGAACTCGCCGAAAGCGAGAACGAAAGCTAGTAATGAGACGATTGCGATGATGGTCGCATATGTACGATACGCAATCGGCTGACGTTGTTTCTTCGCTGCCGGTCGTTTCCGTGGCGGCGTTTTTTTTCGTACAGGTTTTCGTTTCGTCGTCGCCATACGTCATCCCTCCTGATAAAAAAACGGCTCAGTGGACCAGGTATTGGTCAATCTGAGCCGCTCGTTTGTTAAATCTCCATGATGATTGGAAGAATCATCGGGCGGCGTTTCGTCTGTTCATAGAGATAAGCACTCAGTTTATCTCGAATCAACGACTTCATCTCCGTCCAATCCAATTCTCCGTTTAATTTACCTTGTAGTTGTTTCGCAACGATTCGGTTTGCTTCGTTGATCATATCCTCTGATTCACGCATGTAGACGAATCCGCGAGAGATGATTTCCGGTCCCGATACGATCGTTTTGTTTTTCCGGCTGATCGTAATGACACAAAGGACGACACCGTCTTGCGACAACAAGCGACGATCACGAAGGACGATGTTTCCGACATCACCCACACCGATTCCGTCGATCAAGACGTTCCCGGCGTTCACTTTGCGTGACATCCGTGCTTTGCGCTTCTCGAACTCAACGACATCCCCATTCTCGATGATGAAGATGTTGTTCGCATTAACGCCAACCGTCTGTGCGAGACGACTGTGTGCCTTTTGCATCCGGAATTCTCCGTGAATCGGTAGGAAGAATTTCGGTTTGATCAAGTTGAGCATCAGCTTCAGATCTTCTGCATGACCGTGACCGGACACGTGTACTTTCCGTTGGTTGTAAATGACATTCGCACCAGCACGGAATAAGAGATCGATTGTTTTCGAAACCGACTTTTCGTTACCTGGAATCGGCGAAGCCGCAACGACGACCGTATCGTTCAAGCGAATATTGACTTGCTTATGTGCGTTACGCGCCATTCGTGTCAAGGCTGCCATCGGCTCACCTTGCGATCCTGTCGTCAAGATGACAACTTGGTTATCGTCGAGGCGGTTGATGTCAGATAGATCAATCAATGTTTTCTGTTTGAAGCGTAAGTAATTCAGACGCTGTGCCACTTCGACGTTATTGACCATGCTACGACCAACGACCGCTACTTTTCGATTGTTCGCTTCTGCTGCCGCAAACACTTGTTGTAGACGATGAATGTTCGAAGCGAATGAAGCGACGATGACACGACCTGGTGCCTCATAGATGACGTCGTTCAGTTCAGAACCGACGATCGATTCTGATCCAGACATCCCTGGTCGCTCTGCATTCGTTGAGTCAGACAGTAAGCATAGCACTCCCCGTTGACCAATTGCTGCAATCTTCCCGAAATCCGCCTGTTTTCCATCAACTGGTGTGTAATCGAACTTGAAATCCCCTGTATGGACGATCGCACCTTGAGATGTTTGAATACATACCCCGACTGCATCCGGAATCGAGTGGTTGACCCGGAAGAACGTAATAAAATGACCTGCAACGGTTAATTTCGTCTTGGCATCAATTGGACGAAGATCTGCCTTTTTCAATAAACCGGCTTCTTTTAATTTGTGTTCAATCAAACCGAGCGTCAAACGTGTTCCGTAAACCGGTACTTTTAAGTCACGCAAGACGTAACTGAGTGCTCCGATATGATCCTCGTGACCATGGGTAATGAAAATCCCTTGAATCCGCTCTTTGTTTTCTTTTAAATAACTGATGTCTGGAATGACTTTATCGATTCCAAGCATCTCGTCTCCTGGGAACATTAATCCGGCATCGATGACGAAGATGTCCTCGTCGAGTTCGACGACGTACATGTTCTTCCCGATCTCACCGGCGCCACCAAGAGCAAAGACGCTTACTTTTTCCGTCTTCTTCTTTGACACAACATGACCTCCTATAATTCATATTCACTTTTCGTGAGCCGTCCACTTATCACTATCACTATTCTAGCCGAATTTTCACAATCTGCCAACAATCGGACTAGGAAATCTAAAAAAAACGTCATTCCTGCCACATTACTCCAGGAATGACGTTGATCACGTATTCAACAAATCTTCGACTTCTTCCGTTCGTTTTGCTTTTTCCGAACGACTTGGACGTTCACCAGCCTTTAGTTCGTCGAGCGAATACCCAAACGTCATCTCAAAATGAGGATAGTCGACGAATCGTTTCCAATCGCCTCCCCATTCGAAACCGAGCGCTTTTCCGATGTCCGCGACTTCGCGCCAATCACTTTTCCCTGACCGATTCCCGTCATACTCAAGGTCATACGAAATCTGTCCATTCACGAGCTGAACGAAATCGACAGCGAGTCCATAATTGTGCATCGATTCACCACCTCGTGCATTCGTGACGACTTCCCCTGCCTCAGAACGTCCCTGTTCATAAAGCGCATTCTGTTGCTGAATCGAGCGGTATCCTTGCGTAATCTTGATATCGATATTGTAGCAAGAATGCGCCACACGGATCAGATCCTTTGCCCCTGCTTCAACAGCTGGGTGGAGACGCTTCAGGTTCGTCTCGCTTGCATTAATCAAACGATTTTCTCCCGCTACGTCCCGTGGACAACTATCAATCCCGAGCTCCGGTTGATCCATTAAAATCGTCGGCATCCGATTCATGGATGCCGCAAGAAACAATCCAATCGCAAACATCGTCAATAAAAATACGATCCAACCGAAGATTGTTCCCCGTTTCATCAGCGGCGAAGCTTCTTCCGAAGTTTTTGTAGAATCGGTAACCCAGTCTCAAGCAACAGATAGAGCGGACGATTGAGTACATAATCGAACTCACCGATTTTTTCAATCATCCGGCTGCCCCAACCAGATTTAAAGGCGTAGAGTCCCGCGTAATGATCATCCGGGTCTGTCGAACCACTGACTCCACCGAAGTCATAAGAGAGCGCGCCATGTTCTTTCGCATATTGCATCATCGTCCATTGCATCAAGTGGTTCGGCATGAACTCCCGATATTCGTTCGATGAAGCGCCATATAAGTAATACGAGCGACGACCAGCAAGCGTCAAAAGACCACCAGACAGGATGACACCGTTTGGATGTTTAGCAGCAATCGTCATCAGTTCTGTCTTCGACTTCTCTGCTTTTTCGATTTGTGCTGTCGTCTGCTCCAAGCGATTGTTTAAGCTTTTTAGCTTCTTCTCGGCCGTCTCTTTCTCGAGCTGACGATGAATTTTCGAGAGTTCCTTGTCAGCTTGAAGTAATAAGGCTTCTGTATTCTCAAGCGCACGAACGACATCGAGTTTCGTCAAAAACAAGACCGCATCCCCTTTTGGGTGAAGATGATCGTACAGATTTTCGAAATAATCCAGACCACGGATCGAAAAACCATCCCGTTCGCCCGTCTCGACCATCAGCTTCGCGAATGTCTTTAGCCCTTCGCGATCTGCTTGTTCACATACGATCCCTTTACGTTCAGCAAGGCGGACGTTGTAACGGAACTTCGAATGGAAACCGTCGAAGATCTCTTTTTCTGTCCCTACAAGACTCGTCTCCATCGTAAAGCGTGGTTGCGCATAGTCAAAACCGCCACCGAAGCCATTATGTTTGAAGCCAAGTCCTTGCATGTCTTGTAACAGACCAGGATATTCTTCCCGCTCGACGTTCGGATCAAATTTAATCGCAATCGCCTTCTGTTGTTTTGCGACACGAATCGCTTCGTCACGAAGGGCGCGAAGCGCGTCCGTATCCGTATAGTCGACGACGAAACCGCGCGGTGCATAACAAAGCGTGAACGGTAGCTTCGGTACTTTCTTGAACAAAAGAAGACCAACTCCGGCAATCTCACCGGAAGCCGTTCCGACCGCAATCCGTTCATGTGTCCACCCTGTCGCGCTTTTGACTTCTCCCCATGCCGGAAGCTGGAGTAAATCACCTTTTGGATGTGTTTTTACGAATGTTTCAAATTGATCTATGGTTACAACGATTGGTTGATAAGTCACTTCTGTTCCTCCATTTGCCGTATCATCTCTTTGACGATGATTTCCTCATCGAGCGGGAATTTCTCATCCCCAATGATTTGATATTTTTCATGACCCTTACCGGCTAAGATAACGATATTATCTGGTCGTGCGAGTCGTGCTGCGTAACGCACGGCCTCTTCTCGATCACCGATTTCAACGAACTGATCATGGGTCATCCCTTTGGCGATGCCGGATGTAATCGACTCATACGCTTCATATCGTGGATCATCCGTTGTGATGACGACGGTTCCTGCGTAGGTCGAAGCGAGTTCGCCCATTTTTGGTCGTTTCGTCACATCGCGATTTCCACCTGTCCCGATCAGGAAGACGATCTTTTCCTTTGGTACGTCAACGAGTGCTTTCAGACACTGTTCGATACCGTCTGGCGTATGCGCATAGTCGACATACACGTTATATCCTTCAATCGGCAAGCGTTGCATCCGACCTTTTGCCGGACGGATTGCTGAAATCGCGCCAGCAATCGTCGCTAGATCGTATCCGCAAGATAAGAGGATCCCTGTTGCAAGCAACAGATTGTAGACGTTAAAGCGACCAATGAAATTCGCCGTGACATCGACTTGTTCTTCCTTGTACAGCATCGTAAACGTCGTTTGTTGAAGCGACTGTTCAATCGCTGTTGCTCGGAGGTCAGCTGCGTTGTCGATGCCGTATGTCATGACACGAGCACCTGTCATCATCTCATACAGCTCGCTCGTCGGATCATCCGCATTCAAGACTGCGACTTTCTCTGTCGACAGCCGTTGACCGAGTTGTGCGAATAACAATCCTTTGGCACGCGCATAGTTTTCAAATGTTTTGTGAAAATCAAGGTGATCATGCGTCAGATTCGTAAATCCCGCAACGTCGTAATCGACACCTGTTACCCGACCAAGCTCTAATCCATGTGAAGAGACTTCCATGATGACATCTTGGACATCTTCTTCATGCATCTGATGCAGAAATGCTTGTAACTCGGAGCTTTGTGGTGTCGTATTGCGACTTGGCACGACGCGGTCACCAATCTTGACTTCGACCGTACCGATGATCCCCGTCTTCCGACCGAGGTGCGCTAATATATCACGAACGATCGTCGTCGTCGTCGTTTTCCCATTCGTTCCCGTAATACCAATCATCCGCATCTTTTCAGAAGGATAATCATAGAATTTGCCAGCCAACTCGGCAATGGCACGTGATGTACTACGAACAAGAATGACAGGAATCGACACATCGACCGGTTGTTCCGCGACGATTGCGACCGCTCCTTGTGCTTCTGCCTGTTTAGCATAGTCGTGTCCATCAACAGTATATCCTTTGATGGCGACGAACAATGTCCCCGGTTTAACATCCCGTGAATCGGTCGTGATGGACGTAACGTCCACCTCTACCATTCGTTCGATTTTTTGCGTCTGTATGACTTGAATCAATTCAGCTAAATTCAACGGTATTCCTTCTTTCTCGACATCGTCATTTCATATGTTTCATCTATTCCGTTCTGCTATCATGCTTCCTCTTCTTCGTCTGCCGGAAGAATATAGGCCTTTGCCGGTTCCTCCGAAAAGATGTGCTCAATCAGCCCTTCGATGTCCGATGAACGAATCCGTTCGACATCCGCTAACACTTCTTCAAGTGATGGGTGGCGATGCAGATGCAACTCATTTCGGGCGTTTCGATTCATGTGGCTCGATGTGCCTTCGTTCCCTAAAATCAGAGAACCTTTCAGCTGTTCAATCCCATCTTCGAGTTCCTTCTTCGATAATCCATCCCGCTTCAAGCGATCGATTTCAGCAGCGAGGACCTTTTCGACCTCTTCGACCGATTCCGGAGACGTGCCGACATAGATCGTGAACGTTCCATGATCATCAAACGTCGTGTAATAGGAAAAGACAGAATAGGCAAGACCGCGTTCCTCTCGGATGGATTGGAATAAACGACTCGACATCGTCGCACCGAATGCATTATTGAGTAAGGCGAGGGCAGGCAAACGTGGATCAGCAGAAGGAATCGCACGGAAATTATAACAAATATGAG encodes the following:
- a CDS encoding ribonuclease J — its product is MSKKKTEKVSVFALGGAGEIGKNMYVVELDEDIFVIDAGLMFPGDEMLGIDKVIPDISYLKENKERIQGIFITHGHEDHIGALSYVLRDLKVPVYGTRLTLGLIEHKLKEAGLLKKADLRPIDAKTKLTVAGHFITFFRVNHSIPDAVGVCIQTSQGAIVHTGDFKFDYTPVDGKQADFGKIAAIGQRGVLCLLSDSTNAERPGMSGSESIVGSELNDVIYEAPGRVIVASFASNIHRLQQVFAAAEANNRKVAVVGRSMVNNVEVAQRLNYLRFKQKTLIDLSDINRLDDNQVVILTTGSQGEPMAALTRMARNAHKQVNIRLNDTVVVAASPIPGNEKSVSKTIDLLFRAGANVIYNQRKVHVSGHGHAEDLKLMLNLIKPKFFLPIHGEFRMQKAHSRLAQTVGVNANNIFIIENGDVVEFEKRKARMSRKVNAGNVLIDGIGVGDVGNIVLRDRRLLSQDGVVLCVITISRKNKTIVSGPEIISRGFVYMRESEDMINEANRIVAKQLQGKLNGELDWTEMKSLIRDKLSAYLYEQTKRRPMILPIIMEI
- a CDS encoding M15 family metallopeptidase; this translates as MKRGTIFGWIVFLLTMFAIGLFLAASMNRMPTILMDQPELGIDSCPRDVAGENRLINASETNLKRLHPAVEAGAKDLIRVAHSCYNIDIKITQGYRSIQQQNALYEQGRSEAGEVVTNARGGESMHNYGLAVDFVQLVNGQISYDLEYDGNRSGKSDWREVADIGKALGFEWGGDWKRFVDYPHFEMTFGYSLDELKAGERPSRSEKAKRTEEVEDLLNT
- a CDS encoding lipid II:glycine glycyltransferase FemX, with translation MTYQPIVVTIDQFETFVKTHPKGDLLQLPAWGEVKSATGWTHERIAVGTASGEIAGVGLLLFKKVPKLPFTLCYAPRGFVVDYTDTDALRALRDEAIRVAKQQKAIAIKFDPNVEREEYPGLLQDMQGLGFKHNGFGGGFDYAQPRFTMETSLVGTEKEIFDGFHSKFRYNVRLAERKGIVCEQADREGLKTFAKLMVETGERDGFSIRGLDYFENLYDHLHPKGDAVLFLTKLDVVRALENTEALLLQADKELSKIHRQLEKETAEKKLKSLNNRLEQTTAQIEKAEKSKTELMTIAAKHPNGVILSGGLLTLAGRRSYYLYGASSNEYREFMPNHLMQWTMMQYAKEHGALSYDFGGVSGSTDPDDHYAGLYAFKSGWGSRMIEKIGEFDYVLNRPLYLLLETGLPILQKLRKKLRR
- a CDS encoding UDP-N-acetylmuramoyl-L-alanyl-D-glutamate--2,6-diaminopimelate ligase: MNLAELIQVIQTQKIERMVEVDVTSITTDSRDVKPGTLFVAIKGYTVDGHDYAKQAEAQGAVAIVAEQPVDVSIPVILVRSTSRAIAELAGKFYDYPSEKMRMIGITGTNGKTTTTTIVRDILAHLGRKTGIIGTVEVKIGDRVVPSRNTTPQSSELQAFLHQMHEEDVQDVIMEVSSHGLELGRVTGVDYDVAGFTNLTHDHLDFHKTFENYARAKGLLFAQLGQRLSTEKVAVLNADDPTSELYEMMTGARVMTYGIDNAADLRATAIEQSLQQTTFTMLYKEEQVDVTANFIGRFNVYNLLLATGILLSCGYDLATIAGAISAIRPAKGRMQRLPIEGYNVYVDYAHTPDGIEQCLKALVDVPKEKIVFLIGTGGNRDVTKRPKMGELASTYAGTVVITTDDPRYEAYESITSGIAKGMTHDQFVEIGDREEAVRYAARLARPDNIVILAGKGHEKYQIIGDEKFPLDEEIIVKEMIRQMEEQK